The Calonectris borealis chromosome 13, bCalBor7.hap1.2, whole genome shotgun sequence genome contains a region encoding:
- the FMR1NB gene encoding FMR1 neighbor protein → MKLRSVIFLMHNHIPIITVGFIAVMLLIGAHLAWNYVVLIQFYSINSSFAPPTQHVLEKSEVAPSNLTMKLKGAYELLLSFLRPVTCRRKDEQTLIPCHVGEDLNKTECLENKCCPSETSHELKCYTPFQDNMQLIFRLLVLVAGGFLILGCLPFCCCACLQRSPCVNPLRRANKEVEQIVRKKRARSEDTYGLLPD, encoded by the exons ATGAAGTTAAGATCAGTAATTTTTCTTATGCATAACCACATACCTATTATTACTGTCGGTTTTATTGCAGTAATGCTGCTAATTGGCGCCCATCTAGCATGGAACTATGTGGTACTGATACAATTTTATAGCATCAATTCAA GTTTTGCACCACCAACTCAGCATGTTTTAGAAAAAAGTGAAGTGGCACCCAGCAACCTTACCATGAAACTGAAAGGTGCATATGAACTTCTCTTAAGCTTCTTGAGGCCAGTGA catgccGTCGCAAAGACGAACAAACCTTAATTCCTTGTCATGTAGGAGAGGACCTTAACAAAACTGAATGCTTGGAAAATAAATGTTGTCCTTCCGAAACCAGCCATGAACTGAAATGTTACACGCCATTTCAAGACA ATATGCAACTGATATTTCGACTGCTTGTGCTTGTGGCAGGAGGTTTTTTGATTTTGGGGTGTCTACCGTTCTGTTGCTGTGCCTGTTTGCAGAGAAG TCCATGTGTCAATCCTTTACGAAGGGCAAACAAAGAAGTAGAACAAATTGTGCGGAAGAAAAGAGCACGTAGTGAAGACACCTATGGCCTTTTACCAGATTGA